The genomic stretch GGTAGCTGCTTTGGCTTCTATCACTCAGCTGGCTTACTATGTAATGCTATTGATGGGAAGTCGAGACTAAGCTTCATTGAAGCTTTTAAAATATTTAGCCCTGTCAGAGTTTCAAACTCTGACAGGGTTTTTTCTTTTATCCACCTCCGCCCTACGGGGACCTCTACTTCCCCGAAAGCTTTCGGGGTCAGCACAGGCTCTCTGCGGAGGACAAGCAACACCCAGTCAGTCCGAGCGGAGTCGAGGCCCCATCTTGACACTTTCTTTTATCCCCTCTCGACTCCGCTCGGGGAAACTTTCCTAAATGTCTAAATTAAAATTTCAAACTAAACAATTAGTTTAAACTAAAATTTTAGTTACATTAGCTCCAGCAAAATATTTAAAGCATGGAAATCAAGGAGCTAACAAAAGCAGAAGAAGAGATAATGCAAATCCTGTGGGAACTGGATGGTGGCTTTGTGAAAGACATCATTGCAGAAATATCTGAGCCGAAACCTGCCTACAATACCGTTTCTACCATTGTTAGAATTTTGGTACAAAAAGAAATGGTGGACCACACCTCACACGGAAAATCGCACCGCTACCATCCTCTGATCACCAAAGAAGAATACAGCAAATACAAAATGGACAATCTGATGAGTGGCTACTTTGAAGGCTCATTCAGCAACATGGTTTCCTTTTTTGTAAAGAAGAAACAGCTCAACACCAAAGAACTTGATGACATTCTTAAAATAATCGAAAACAATAAGGAATCATGAATACCCTCCTCATCATCCGCTTTGTAGCCTTTTCAGGGATGCTTTATCTACTTTATATCTTGGTATTTAAGCGCTTTAGCTTTTTTGCAGGAAACCGTTGGTTGTTACTTTCTATCCCCTTGATATCGTTTGTCATTCCTTTAGTTGCGCCACAGTTTACCAATAGCGTTGCGCCCGCTCTCGCCACTTTTCAGTTGGAAGAAATTATCCTGAATACTACAGCCTCACCAATAGAAGAAACTACAAATTCCACCAACTGGCTGCTTCTCTCCTATTTTGCAGGATTCTCAATCATGACCCTGCTCCTTATAATAGGACTCGCCAAAGCGTTTCAAATAAAAAGAAAGGCGGTTGAGAAAACCGGCAACATCTATTATTCATCCAATATTTCCAGCGCCTACACTTTTTTCAAGAGCATCATTATTCCGCTTTCGCTAAAAGGGCATAAAGACATTGAT from Owenweeksia hongkongensis DSM 17368 encodes the following:
- a CDS encoding BlaI/MecI/CopY family transcriptional regulator; the protein is MEIKELTKAEEEIMQILWELDGGFVKDIIAEISEPKPAYNTVSTIVRILVQKEMVDHTSHGKSHRYHPLITKEEYSKYKMDNLMSGYFEGSFSNMVSFFVKKKQLNTKELDDILKIIENNKES